The Phaeacidiphilus oryzae TH49 region GCCAGGGGTCGCCGAGGGCTGAGGGAAGGTGCACGTGAAGCCGCTACGTCCGGCTGTGCTCGGCGGGATCGCCGTGATCGTGGGGGTTCTCTGCTGGGCGGGCGCGCGTCTGTGGGACTCGACGGGCTCGCTGCCCGGGGTGCCCTCGGCGGCGCCGGTGGTGCTGGCGGTGATCGCGGTGATCCTGGCCGCGACGGCTATCTCGTTCCGGTCCCGGCTGCGCGCCCAGCGGGACAGGGTGCCGGGGGCCCGCGGGGTCGATCCGCTGGTGGCGGCGCGGGCGGTGGTCTTCGCGCAGGCGAGCGTGGTGGTCGCGGCGGTGGTGGCCGGGATCTACGGCGGCCTGGCCGTCTTCCTCTTCACCGCCTCCGACCAGGCGGCCCGCCGCGGCCAGGCGGTGACCGCGGCGGCCGCGGTGGTCGCCGCGGCCGGGGTGGTCGCGGCCGGCCTCTTCCTCCAGCACGTCTGCCGGCTGCCGGAGGACGGCGACGACGACCCGCAGACCTGACGGCCCGTCAGGGAAGTCGGCCGCCCGGGGTCAGAGGGAGACCGGCGCCGCCCGCAGGGCGCTGTGGAGGTGGGCCGGCGTCAGCACGCCGGCCAGCCGGCCCGAGGAGTCCAGCACCGCGACCCAGCCGGCGTCATGGCGGAGCAGCACGCTCAGCGCCTCCTTGAGGTCCGCGTCCGCGTCGACCCTGGCGTCCACCGGCCGGCTGTACTCCCGCACGGTCACTCCCGAGCCCGCCTGGGCCAGCGTCCCGGCCTCGACCCAGCCCTCGGGCAGCCCGTCGCCGTCCACCACCACGGCCCAGTCCCAGCCGCCCTCCTGGCCGTTCGGGCCGCCGCCGTCGGCCGCTCCGGCTCCGCCGCCCACCCCGGTCCCGCCGGCCGCGCCGGCCACGCCGGCCGCGCGGATCGCGGTCAGCGCCTGCCAGGCCAGGTCCTCCGCGCCCACCACCGGCGGCTGCGCCAGATCGCCGGCCCGGATGGGGGTCACGGCCAGCCGCTTGAGGTCCCGGTCCGAGCCGACGAAGTCGGCCACGTACTCGGTCGCCGGGGAGCCCAGTACGGCCGCCGGGGTGTCGTACTGCTCGACCCGGCCGTTGCCGAAGACCGCCACTCGGTCGCCCAGCCGGACCGCCTCCTCCAGGTCGTGGGTGACGAAGAGGACGGTCTTCCGCACGGCGGCCTGGAGGCGGAGGAACTCGGTCTGCAGCCGCTCCCGGACGACCGGGTCCACCGCCCCGAACGGCTCGTCCATCAGCAGCACCGGCGGGTCCGCGGCCAGCGCCCGGGCCACCCCCACCCGCTGCCGCTGCCCGCCGGACAGCTGGTGCGGATAGCGGCGGCCGTACACCGAGGGGTCGAGGCCGACCAGCTCCAGCAGCTCGGCCGCGCGCTCCCGGGCCGCCCGGCGCGCCTTCCGGCCGCTGCCGCCGGGCAGCAGGGACGGGACGGTGGCGGTGTTCTCCAGCACGGTCCGGTGCGGGAAGAGGCCGACCTGCTGGATGACATAGCCGATGCGGCGGCGCAGTCGCACCGGATCGACCGCCGAGATGTCCTCGCCGTTCAGCAGAATGCGTCCCGAGGTGGGCTCCACCAGGCGGTTGACGAGCTTGAGGGTGGTGGTCTTCCCGCATCCCGAGGGGCCGACGAGCGTCACCAACTCGCCTTCGCCGACCGAGAGTTCCAGGTCGCGCACGGCCTCTGTGCCGTCCGGGTAGCGCTTGCTGACGTGCTCGAAGCGGATCATTCGGGGCGGGTCCTCTCACCAGGGCCGCGGTACACCGTCCTGTGCGGAGACGTTACGGCCCGGAGTGTTTCCGGTCGTGAATGTTGCTCAAACTTCCCAAACTCATGTGCGATACGCGTCATCCTTGGGCATGGTCGAGGCCGAGTGACAGATCAACGAGCACCGAGCGAGGTCCGGAAGGGGGCGGGGTGTCCGACAACTGCCTGGTCGCCAACGACTGGATCTGCGGGGAGTACCTCCGCACCCGGCAGCACGACCTCCTCTCGGCGGTGGGCCAGCACCTGGTGCTCACCGCGGAGTCCATGCTCGCCGGGCTGGTGATCGCGATCCCGCTGACCCTGATCGCCCGCCAGTGGCGGCTGAGCACGGGCCCGATCCTGGCGGTCACCACCATCCTCTACACGGTGCCCTCGCTGGCCATGTTCTCGCTGCTGCTGCCCTTCTACGGGCTCTCCCCCTCCCTCGTGGTGACCGGGCTGACCCTCTACTCGCTCACCATCCTGGTCCGCAACTTCCTGGCCGGGCTGCGCGGCGTCCCGGAGGACGTCAAGGAGGCCGCCCGCGGGATGGGCTACGGCCCGGTGCGGCTGCTGCTGGAGGTCGAGGTCCCGCTGGCGCTGCCCGCGGTCTTCGCCGGCATCCGGATCGCCACCGTCTCCACCGTCGCCCTGGTCACCGTGGGGGCGATCGTCGGCTACGGCGGGCTCGGCAACCTCATCCTCAGCGGGCTGCACAGCGTCTTCAAGGCGCAGGTGCTGACCGCCTCGGTGCTCTGCGTGCTGATCGCGGTGGTGCTGGACCTGCTGCTGCTCGGTCTCGAACGGCTCTCCACCCCCTGGACCTGGCGGCGGACGGGGCTGCTGAGGCTCCGCGCGGTCCGGCCGGGGGCCGGGTCCGGGAACGGGGCCGGCCGGGGGTCCGGGGCCGGTCCCGAGACCTCCGAGCGGGAGGCGGCGGCCCGATGAACTACCTGACCGGAGCCTGGACCTGGCTCACCACCCCGGCCAACTGGTCCGGCTCGGACGGCGTCTGGCAGCGGCTGGTCGAACACCTGGAGTTCACCGGGGTCTGCCTGGGCCTCTCCCTGCTGATCGGGCTGCCGGTGGCGGTGGTGCTCGGCCACCTCGGCCGGGGCGGGGCACTGGCGATCAACATCTCCAACGCCGGCCGGGCGGTCCCCACCCTCGCCCTGATGTCGGTGCTGATCCTCACCCCCCTCGGGGACACCTCCGACTACTGGCCGGTGGTCATCTCCCTCACCCTCTTCGGCATCCCGCCGGTGCTCACCAACGCCTACGTGGGGATCCGCGAGGTGGACCGGGACACCGTGGAGGCCGCCCGGGGCATGGGGATGACGGGTCGTCAGGTCGTCTTCCGGGTGGAGCTGCCGCTGGCCTGGCCGCTGCTGATGACCGGCGTCCGGACCGCCGCCGTGCAGCTGGTGGCCACCGCCACCCTCGCCGCCATGGCCGGGGCGGGCGGCCTGGGCCGCATCATCACCGCCGGCTTC contains the following coding sequences:
- a CDS encoding ABC transporter permease; the encoded protein is MSDNCLVANDWICGEYLRTRQHDLLSAVGQHLVLTAESMLAGLVIAIPLTLIARQWRLSTGPILAVTTILYTVPSLAMFSLLLPFYGLSPSLVVTGLTLYSLTILVRNFLAGLRGVPEDVKEAARGMGYGPVRLLLEVEVPLALPAVFAGIRIATVSTVALVTVGAIVGYGGLGNLILSGLHSVFKAQVLTASVLCVLIAVVLDLLLLGLERLSTPWTWRRTGLLRLRAVRPGAGSGNGAGRGSGAGPETSEREAAAR
- a CDS encoding ABC transporter permease, with the protein product MNYLTGAWTWLTTPANWSGSDGVWQRLVEHLEFTGVCLGLSLLIGLPVAVVLGHLGRGGALAINISNAGRAVPTLALMSVLILTPLGDTSDYWPVVISLTLFGIPPVLTNAYVGIREVDRDTVEAARGMGMTGRQVVFRVELPLAWPLLMTGVRTAAVQLVATATLAAMAGAGGLGRIITAGFDLQSTPQVVAGAVLVALLALLVEGAFALAERALDPMRPARGQPGTESSRRSGLLRRRSLTIGEDL
- a CDS encoding DUF3180 domain-containing protein; this translates as MKPLRPAVLGGIAVIVGVLCWAGARLWDSTGSLPGVPSAAPVVLAVIAVILAATAISFRSRLRAQRDRVPGARGVDPLVAARAVVFAQASVVVAAVVAGIYGGLAVFLFTASDQAARRGQAVTAAAAVVAAAGVVAAGLFLQHVCRLPEDGDDDPQT
- a CDS encoding ABC transporter ATP-binding protein; protein product: MIRFEHVSKRYPDGTEAVRDLELSVGEGELVTLVGPSGCGKTTTLKLVNRLVEPTSGRILLNGEDISAVDPVRLRRRIGYVIQQVGLFPHRTVLENTATVPSLLPGGSGRKARRAARERAAELLELVGLDPSVYGRRYPHQLSGGQRQRVGVARALAADPPVLLMDEPFGAVDPVVRERLQTEFLRLQAAVRKTVLFVTHDLEEAVRLGDRVAVFGNGRVEQYDTPAAVLGSPATEYVADFVGSDRDLKRLAVTPIRAGDLAQPPVVGAEDLAWQALTAIRAAGVAGAAGGTGVGGGAGAADGGGPNGQEGGWDWAVVVDGDGLPEGWVEAGTLAQAGSGVTVREYSRPVDARVDADADLKEALSVLLRHDAGWVAVLDSSGRLAGVLTPAHLHSALRAAPVSL